TAGCAGGCCAGAGCCAGAGTGACCCTGCTCGGGGTCCCTGTCctctctggaaaccaccaggCGATTTCTGCCTGCCCTACCCCCGGCCCCATTTCCTCACCGTGCCTCCGCCCAGTCCTTCCCTCTCTCAGCTGCCGGATATCCTTGCGCATCTGGGCAGCCTCCCATCATCATGATCGTGAGCCGGGTCACAGCTGGCCCAGCTCGGCCAGAGGGGCTCTGTGCTCTCCGGCAGTCCCCTGACCCCTGCACTTGTCTCTGGGCAGGCCACTGCCTTGGCCAGGCAGGAGGAGATCTCGCTCTGGAGCACCTACAGGCTGCGGGCCCTGCTCCCGCGCCCCAGCTGCGTTCGACGTGGCCCTGCAGAGTAGTTGTCCACTGCACTTTATAGTAGACGGCGGGCCAGCGGAGTGGGGTCGCTGCTCTTAACATACGCACAGCGAAGAAGGCCGTGCTGCCAGGTGTTGAATGGGGGCCGTTATTTATTGGGCTCCTGCTGTATGCAGGAGCCCACTGCAAGGATCCGAGAGGGCTAGGGCAGAGCTCATGGTCAAGGCAATTAAAAGTGCATGgggccccgggggtgggggcacgGTGGGAGCTGCACGGGGGACGGAACCAGGCTCAGGCAGCCCAGAAGCCCCCAGTCAAGGGAAGGGTAGCAAGGCAGAAGTCCTCTGGGCCGGAGGACACCGGGAAGAGTTTCTAGGAAGGAGCAAGCGGACGGCTGCACCCCACAGATTTAAAAATGCCGCAGACAGGAGCCGGTACTCTGTCAGAGGCTCCGTGCTAAGTATTTTGCATGAATTTTTGTGTCTTTGCTGTCAGGATTGCCCATTTAACAGACGAATCACCTGAGGCACTAGAGCTAGATGGCACAGACTTACCGAGCTAGTGAAAATGGCAGAGACGGGAGTCTGGCCCCCGTCGTGTGACCCTGCAACCGCAAGGCCTGAGCACGGTCTAGGCGGCAGGGAACACGGAGGGCTTCTCTGTTCTTCAGAAGTAACTAGGAGAGGCCGccgcccaccaccacccccagcctcctgcctccttcctggctGTCTGGTCTCTTGATCACACTCTGTGCCGCTCTGCTCTGAAGTTTAAGCCCCAGGGCTCATTTGCCTTTGACCCTGGAGGCCTTAGAGGTGCAGCCTTGTGGGGGGTCTTTGTCTGCAGACTGGAATCTGTGAGGAGGGCTTCTTAGCTCACTCCAGACTGCAGGGCCTTGGAGGGGACTGACTGCTACCAGCTGGGCCCCCACTGACCCTGGGGTTCCCCTCTTGCTCAACTCCTCAGGGATTCcatgagaagaggaaggggggCCAGGCTGGCTGGCACTGGGCCCTCCTTCCTCCAGTAGGTGGGAGGCATTGAAGCATGCCCGGCTGGGTCCCGGAAGCAGCGGGGACAGTGGGACTCAGCCTTGGGTGACTGCTCACAAGCTGGGCTAGGTTCGATCCTCTACTCGGAAGCCGGACTTGTGTTTCCAGGCCCTCTCTTCGGGGCTGGTAGAAGGAGTTGGAGTAATTACGCACTGGCCCTGGGCAGCCTCTGAGCAAGccgggtggtggtggggtgggggcgatTTCGGGACACGGTGCCCAGGAGTCGAGGACGGGCTCTTAGGGGCTGCTGGCCAGCTCCCCAGATGGCTCCCAGCACACGGCCCTGCACTGTGGCCACCCTGCCCCAGGCTCgggctcccagcctcctgggctcAGAAACACGGTGTTCCCAGACTTGCAGCTCTGACGACACGGCTCTCCCCGCTCCCATTCTGAGGGTGGGGAGCCGAAACCTGCAGCCTAGTGCAGGAGGGGCAGCACTGTGAGCGGACCCAGTCCCGCAGCCCTCCGGGCCGGCCTGCAGCTGGGCGTGGAAAGAGGCTGGCTAGAAGATGGCTTGGTGAGCAGGGCAGGAGCAAGTGGGGAGCTCCAGGGTGTGGGTGTTGCCTCTGCACTCTGGGGAACGGGGAAGGGTCGGACACACCTGGAGCCCTAGTGTCCTCAGAAGCAAGGGCCAGGTTCGCACACACTGGTCAGAagttggagaggagagggagctgCAGGGGAAGGCCAGCTGGGCTTGCAGCCCTGGACCTGCTCCCACTCCCGGAGCCTCActtgtcctcatctgtaaaatgggcctgaGACCAGTTCCTCCCCTAGGATTCAGGTGAGGACCAAGGGAGCCTGGCAGCCTGATAAGTGGTCCCACAGTGCCTGCCTGGCACAGTGTCCAAGCCAGACAGGTGGCAACTGCCATGATTGTGTTTTCTGACAAGGTGCCAGGGCAGTGTCCATGCTCTGGGGTTTGGGGGCAGAGTTGGCGTGGCGCGTCTCAGGCCTGGTTCCCATAGTTGAACCTCAAGGCCCGCAGCTGGAACCCCAGCAGCAGCCACTCCGTGGAAGGGTGCCGGGTACAAGACAGCTGGGCCCCTCCATTGCCAACCAGCAGGGTCACCTGAGGAAGGTCCTGCCACCTCTGGCCTCTGCTCTGAGCCTGAGTGCGGCAGCCACAGCAGAGCACGGCAGCGGCCAGGCCTAGATGGGACGAGGTTCATGGGCCACGGTTAAAATCCGGGCCCTGGCTGCCCCTTCCTGGCTCCTGACATGAGTGAGTTCCCCATCCGACTCCTCCCTCACCCATCAAGTAGATGTGACAAGTGTGTAAAAAGCCTGGCCCCCAGGAAGCATCCACAGACCTCGGACTCTGTGGTTGGTGGTGGACGCTTGGTTGTGGCTCTTGGGGCTGGACGTTCAGCTGGCCCTGCCCCGCACCCCCTTTGGACCCAGGCCACCCTCCTCCTCAGCTGTCACCAGCTGCACTCCCTCAAAGGCCTGACGTGGGGTGGCCTGCTAGCCTGACAGCCAGGAGCTGGCCTTGGATGGACAAGAGGACAGGCAGTGGGCACGGCCAGCGTGGaagtccctccccctcccccccgtaCTTGAGgcatcctctttttcttctctgtacatGCTGATGAGTAACTGGGTTCAGGCTGGTGGCAGGGGGGTCCGTGGGGACAGCCTCTTGGGGGCTCATGAGGCTGGTCACCAAACTCCAGTGTCTGGGGTCACTGAGCTCCCGGGTTGCCCTGGCCAGCCAGCCCCTATACAGTCCGAAGCCCAGGCTGCCCCTGTGGGATGCAGTGCGTGGGGCCAGGAGTGTGGCTCAACCCCACCCAGGGCTGACCTGGGGTCCCCACTTGGTCCTGTCCATGTCCTCGGACTCAGGGAACAGGACACCCACCAGAGGGTAGGGGTAGGGCCCTGCTACACACCAGGaggcttttccttctccccaactTGTTGGAGCTTATGGTCCAAGAAATGAACCAGGACTTGGACTTGAGAAGTCCTGGGTTCTCTCCTCAGCCCAGCCCCGCGGCCGGCGGCTTGGTGTCCATTCCACGAGTGTTTGCAGGATGCCTTGTCTGAGTGGTCCGGGAGCCTGGGATCCCAGCGGGGCTGACCAGGCCCTCTGTCCATCTCCCATCGCCACTCCTGCACGTGAGCAAAAGGCCAAGGTCAGAAAGCTGCAGGGCTGGCTTGGGCAGTTTAGGACTCCTACCCTATCTGTAGTGGCTGTCCTGGAGGCTCCCACGGGGGCCCTCAGGGTTTCCCCGCTCGGTGTCTGTCAGCAGCTCTGTGGGGCTCTGGTCCGCAGATGGTGCCCAGTATCCTCTGTTCCCGTTTCCAGGGTGCGTCACGTGCCAGGTGCTGTGCACTGTCTCTGGACCCGCTGTCGCCCTGTAGAGAGCTGCTGCTCTTGTACCCATTTCCCGGATGAGCTCACTGAGGCCGGGGCAGAGAGGCTCGGCAAAGCTGGGAGTCAGAGCCCTTCATGAAAGACGGTGTCCTGGGGTCTGGTGGGCCCCACGGAGGGTCCTCATGTGCCTGGGGCTGCAGGGTGCCGACCAGTGTCCAGGAGAGGGCCTGGGGTGGCATCTGTGACTCTGTGGCCCTGGGTGGCAGCTCAGCAGGGTACATGAAGGACCTCATCTCACGCAGGCGCAAGCCACTGTGGTCAGAGCCACCCTGCCCCGCCCACGTGGGACCAGGTCTCTGCACGTGGCCTGAAGAGACAGGAGGACCCCGTGGTGCAGGCTCGAGCCTTTCTTCTCTGGGTGTCTCAGCCCTGGACGGGGTCTCTGTAGGAGGAGCCGGTCTGCGGAGGAGGCACCTGGGGGGTTTGGAGGCCCCTTATGGCCATCACCGTAAGGAAATCCACACCGAGGGGAGCAGAGTGGGGATGAGAGTGGCGCTGCCATCTCCCTGCACACAGGCACGAGCCGCCTCCCGGGAGAGttggcagggctggggaagagcCAGCAGGGCCCCTCGGGTCTGTCCCAAAATGCGGGTGGGATGGGGCCTGGCCTGCAGTCACTTGGGGACAGGCATGCTGCTGGCCTGTCATCCTGAGAAGGCTGATCGGGTGACACCCAAGTAGTTTCTCCTTCTTCTTGtccctggggctctgggctgcACTCAGAGGGACAGCGGggtgtggggcacttgggtgcctGTTCTGCCGGCGTCTGCTTACCAGGATCTGGGGGCACTGCCCCACCCACACTCCCCTTGACCCAAGCCATGGAAGGCCAGGCAGCATGTGCAAGGCCCAGCTGCtaactggatcccaggaacctggggaCATTGGCTCCCCAAGGACACAGCCATCCCTGTGGCGTTCTGTTCCCCTAGAAGTCAGCCGAGCACCCTCCTGCCCTGAAGAGGCCTCCCCGAAACCATCTGTCTGGTCAGCCACGCCCATCCTTCCCCAGgagccgcccccctccccgccagagCACCCCCCACGTGGGCCTGCGGGCGCTGCCCTCTGCCTGCAGGGTGGCCCAGGGTCGCCTACAGGCACAGGGCTCTGCCCATCCTGCTGCGGGGGGCCCTCGGGGGGACAGATGCCTGGTGTTAGCTGCTTTCCCTCTCAGTCCCTGGAAGCGGGGAGGAGTAGGACACAAATGCCCTGCTCTGCCGCTTCCTGGCCGGGCCCCCGGGCCCTTTGCTTCAGAGCCTGCCCCTCTGTGCAGGAGGTGGTCACGGGCTCCTGCACCCAGCTCTGGGGGTCTGCTTTCTTCCTGCCGTGGCTGCGGCTGCCCAAAGGAGCCAGAGCAGCGCCCCATCTGTGTGACAGGGCGATGACTCCCGGcatcccgccccgcccccccccaccagccgGCAGAAGGgggcccctgggggtggggatgggggaggggcttggggacCACATACTGCGCAGGGCAGCTGCTCTGCTGGCGAGGCCCAGGGCtcactgcgggggtggggggtgctgctcTCTGGACTTGCCAGGGGATGGCCACTGCCTGCCCGCAGCACCCAGAAGCCTGGGTGGAGCCCCATTAGgagccaggtgccctgtggagTTCAGGGGCAGGGCCCTCTGGTGGGCCCACCGGTCCTGCATGGGGCCCCCCAGCTCACTGCCCACAAGCCGGGTGTTCCTCCCAGCTGAGCCACACGTGACTAAAATAACCATGGAGAAGGCCAGGCCCTTCCAGCCCCGGCTCGGCCTCCACGGGAAGTGGGCTCAGACCCCTGAGGACATGCCAGGGTGGTGGCCCCCCGTCCAGCAGGGAGACAGCTGGTCTCTGCAGCCTGCATCCTCTGAGGGCTCTTCCAGACGGGGGAGGGAACGTGAGCATCTGTCTCAGCTTTTCTGCTCAGGAGGAGGCTCCCCTGTTCAGTGGAGGGGCTGGGTCATCAGAGGGGTGTGGGTGTAGGAGGTGGCACTCGGGGCACCTCTGCCGGTCCCCTGCTAACTCTCCACAGACAGGCTGGCTCTCTCTCCAGAGAGAATGTGATGGCAGCGGCTTCCCCGTTGGTCCAGTGCCCAGCATGGGAGGGCAGCCACAGGTCAGAGGAAGTGGCCTTCCTGAGGGGAGCTGGCCTCCTGCGGCGCACAGGGGCGGCAGCAGGCGAGAGGCCCCAGTACCCCGTCGCCGACCCCAGAGGTGCAGCAGGGGCCCTGCCAAGGCGGTGGGCTTCAAGGAAGGCTGTGGGTGGGCTGAGTCAGCACCTTTGCCTGGGTCTCCTATAAGCTGCACACCCACCTTGGGCTAGGGCAGTGATGCGCCGTCCCAGCCGCTGGTCGGGGGCCCTGTGCCGGCTGGCACGTCCCAGCTCCTCCCTCAACCCTCAGAGGCCTCCCTCCCTAATGCAGCACCCCCCCCCGCCGTGGGGGGCCAGACAGGCAGCGGGGCTTGGAGATTACGGCCCCAGGCTAGCCTGCCCAGTGGAAGGGGTCACTGACACCTAAAACAAGGGCCTTTACTTCCTGTCCCAGGCAAAGTCCCGTGGTTTAGGGCCCAGTGAAGCCCCAGTCATCTGCCCAGACACTGCACCGTCACTGTTTGCCCGCTGTCCCCACGCACATGACGCCGGACGGGGAACCAGGATCTCCTCTGTTGCCCAAGAAGGCACAAGGGCATGAAtgagcagaaagggaaggaagtggCCTTGGATGTGGCCATCGGGGATGCCCTACGCCTGCCCCTGACGCATGATGCTGACTCCAGGGCTGGGCCGGGAGGAGCTGCCCATGCCTGCTGAGtcagctggggagcagggaggagggcctTGGGGGTCCTGGTCTGTCATCTACCCACGGCGATGCGTCTTTGGACAGGTCGCCCCTCTCCCACGTCCGCGTCCTCATCTGTGACATGGCCAGAAGGCAGTACCCCTCTTGGGGGTAGAGGGGGTGGCCCTGGCCATGAGCATGTTGCTGGGGGTTTCCGGGGCCTGGAGGGCTGGCGgctgagggggtgggaaggggcgggCTGGGGGCTGCGTTCTCCCGCCCCAAAGTGATTCCTGGGAGTCACCAGCCTGGAGCTGCCAGCCCACTTCAtccctgccaggggccaggccgGGGTGGGGCGGAGGGTTGGTGGGTGGACGCCGTGCCTTGGCTGGTGACTGGAAGGCTCACGGGGGCAGCCCCTGACGGCCCCACCCCGTCTCCCCAGAGCTGCACGCAGGAGATCGGTGAGGAGCTGCTCAACGGCCtcatcttctccatctccctacgGAAGGTGCAGGCGCAGCCCGGGGCCAACAAAGGCCAGCGCTGGCTTGGGGTGAGTGCGGCCGCAGGGCTCCTACCCCCAAGAACCCACAGTCCTGCTCCCAAAGGAGCCTGGGCCTCCACGCCCTCCCCGCTGCCCAGCTCTGGGCTTGGGCAGGAGCAGGGTCACTCTGCACGGGACACCCGGGAGGCCGAGTCactgagcgtccaactcttgatttcggctcaggtcacgatctcagggtcgtgagatcgagccccgcatcggtctcccatggtgcgtggagcctgcttgagtgCGCTGGCAcgctccctccgcccctcctgtGCACGTGCAGACTCTCTCTCTACAAAGAAAAGTTCATTCACACCTGCATGAACATCTAAAAAGACACCTTTTTACTGCTTCCCCTTGACATTGGGCCCCAGGTGACTTTGTGTTTGTACCCCAGTCCGTCTGGTTTTAACTCCCGCCCCCGGCGGTCCCAGTAGTCGGCAGCCCCGCCTTCCGCATCCGCACTGGGAAGGGCCAGTTTCCCCCCAAGGCAGGGAGGCTTGAGCTCCTCTACGGTTCGCTGTGGTCCCCCGAGCAAGGCCACGTGACCCCTCCGGCTCAGAGGGCCTGACTCGGCCACACACCGTTCCGGAAGGGAGGCCAGTTGTCAGGGTGATTCCGCCCTTCAGTGCCAGGGCCCGGGCTGCACGACTCCCTCCCCAGAAGGAGCCTCTGTCTTCTCATCCCAAGAATGGGCACGTTTTGCCAGAGCTCACGGGGTTCGTGCTTTTCCTCCTCCAGCCAACAGACTGACCCGGAAGGGTTGTTTCTGCCTGTTTTGTTAGTCCCCATATCaaattctctttgtttgtttgtttgttttaaggttttatttatttcacagagagagtgagagcgggagagagggaacacaagcagggggagtgggagagggagaagcaggcttcccaccgagccaggagcccgatgcggggctcgatcccaggaccttgggatcatgacctgagccccccagggcgCCCCTCAGATTCTGCTTCTAAAGCTGAGCTTGTTTCTCAGCTTGTGGCAACGCGTGTCTTCTTTCCAGCCTCACATCCCTGCGCCCTTGGGATGTCATCTGAGCCCGGGCCCCCCACCCTCCTGGCCGCCCCGGGCACGGCCGCTGACCACACCCCTCCTtcgtcccaccccaccccagtgtgAAAACGAGTCCGCCCTGAGCCTGTATGAGACCTGCAAGGTGCGGACGGTGAAGGCAGGCACGCTGGAGAAGCTGGTGGAACACCTGGTGCCCGCCTTCCAGGGCAGCGACCTCTCCTACGTCACCATCTTCCTATGCACCTACCGGGCCTTCACCACCACCCAGCAGGTCCTGGACCTTCTGTTCAAACGGTGAGCGGCCCCCCGTACCTCCCCGCGGCTCCCCGCCCCCGTCCCTCCCCGCGGCTCCCCACCGCAGTCCAGGCAGGGTGTCTCGGCCGCAGCCCTTCCCCGCTTGGACACCAGGCCCCTGCTGGACATTTTGCATAGTGCCGTGAGCGGGGCAGAccggcctccctgccctcctgggctTCCGCTGTAGTCGGGGGGTCAGCCGGTAACCCTAGACGTCATAGCAGGTACGGTAGACGTGACGCCCTCACGGCCTCCTCTAGATACGGATGTATCCTCCCCTACTCTGACGAGGACGGCGGCCCCCAGGACCAATTAAAAAAGTGAGTGGACTTTGGATCTGATGGGAGGGTCCCCTGTCTCCCAGGTGGGGGACATCTGGGCTTTGGTGGGGGCAGAAGCCTGGCCCCCACGTCTGTGACTACTACCGGAGGGCGGAGCTGTGGGGGCCTCTCCTGCAGAAAGACAGGAGTCAGACCGCTGTGGCTGGGCTCCCGGGGCCTGGGGgccagaggggaggctgggggctggaggccagggttGGGCCCTGAGGCTGGGTGTCCCCACCActgcctgccccagccctgtCTGCTCTGCTGAGATCCCGGGGCCACCGGCTCACACGGGGGCTTCGCGCCTCGGTGCCCCAGGCCAACCACCCTCCTGCGGTTCCCGAGAATAGTGTCGGTGGGAAGAGGAGACCCCACGTGCCTGGAAGGGGGTCCGGCGGGCATCGGAGCAGGCGCTGGGGGTTGCAGGGCCACGAGAGCCCAGGcgggctgggcagagggacatCGCCCGTTCCCTCCTCCCTCACAGACTGCTGCAGCGCCTACCGTGTGCCCCAGGGCTGGGACAGAGCAGAcgccgcgccccctccccaccttcctgggGTTTATGGTGCAGCAAGGGGGACCCCAGACAGACAGAGGAGTGGGTCAGGCCCCCCGGGGAAGGCAGGGGTGCTCACACCAGAGATGGAGGGCTCCCTCCTGTGGAGACCGCCGACCCGCACCTGCTGGCCAGACCTGCCCCTGCCTGGATGGCCGGTGGTGGTGGGCGGGGTGGGCCCGGCCTCTGGATGGAGcatccccccctccccggggGTGCCGCAGGGGGCTGTGCGGAAGGAAGGGCCAGGCCACTGACGCTGCCGCCTGCCCGCCTACCTCCAGTGCCATCTCCTCcattctgggcacctggctggaccAGTACTCGGAGGACTTCTGTCAGCCCCCAGACTTTCCCTGCCTCAAGCAGCTGGTGGCCTACGTGCAGCTCAACATGCCCGGCTCTGACCTGGAGCGCCGTGCCCACCTTCTGCTGGCCCAGCTGGAGCACGCAGAGCCCGCGCAGGCCGAGCCCGAGGGTGAGAAGGCCGGGGCTGGGTGCCTGGGGCTGTGTCGGGATGGGTCGgtgctgggccccacagggaCGAGCCCCACAGGCTGGTGTGGGGCCAGGAGCAAGGCCTGGGCTCAGAGCACCCAGCGGGTGCACCACACTCGGGGAGCCGTCCCGCTGAGGCTTCCTTCCTGGGTGCGGCTTCTCTGGGAGGCCCCGGCCTGAGCTCTGTGTCTGCAAAGGAACATGGAAACTTCTCTCCTCCTGTAGCTCTGTACCCTGCTCCAGCGCCAGCACCAGTTCCAGAAACAGCTCCAGAACTAGAGCCAGCTTTAGCACCAACTCTCCTGCCTACTCTGGAGCCAGACGCGGCTCCAGCACGAACTCCAGAGCCAGACGCAGCTCCGGCTCCCGCTCTAGAACCAGACgtggctccggctccggctccggctcccgcTCCGGCTCCCACTCCAGAGCCAGATGTAGCTCCAGCTCCTACTCTAGAACCAGATGCAGCTCCGGCTCCAGCTCTAGAAGCAGACGTAACTCCGGCTCCTGCTCCAGAACCAGACGCAGCTCCGGCTCCTGCTCCAGAACCCGAGCCATCTCTGTCTCAAACTCTAGAGCCAGAGGCAGCTCCAGTGCCCGAGCCTCCCTGGCCTTCAGCTGTTGCTGCAGAAAATGGGCTGAATGAGAAGCCTCACCTCTTGGCCTTCCCTCCCGACCTGGTAGCAGAGCAGTTTACCCTAATGGATGCAGTGAGTACCTCTCAGTggtgggacagggcaggggcaCCCCTTCCTCTGGCCTTGGGTCCATGCCCTGCCATTCCCCGGTCCCCAGCTGGTGTCCCGCTCTAGCTCCCAGTTCCAGCAGGACTCACTGTGAGATCCGCGGACTGGGGACATAGAGATGggaccctcccaccccagcctgcGGGGACTGTGGATTACATGAGGGGGAACGGTGGAAGGCTGGGTGGGCCTGGCCTATTTGGTGGGGAAGCGGAGCTCCCTGAGGGGCTGCCTGCTCCCTGGGTCAACCCCCCAATCTGCCAGGAGCACTTATTAGGCACTTATTAGGCACCTGCTATGTACTAGAGTTTCTGGCAGAAACCAGAGCCCTAAGGTATGACACCCACAGCGGGCGTGCACCTggacgggggcgggggcgggggcgggggcggacgCAAGGCATGATGGGGGAGCCGGAAGTGCTCCCTGCTGTGCAGCTGTGAGGCCCCTTCTGGTGCTTGGAGTCGGTGAGGGCCGGCTGCCGAAAATGCTGGACTCTCCTCCAGCGTGTCATCCGGGGCCACTTGTGCTGGGCGCCTGTGGTAGGCAGAGagcaaagcacacacacacacacacgcgcgcgcgcgcgcgcctgcAAGGCTCCAGCCACATCCTGCCCCACATCGTCCGCTCCCGAGCTCAGCCCTGACCAGGGGCTCTGCCTGGGACGAGGGGAGCAGGGATCCTGGGCCGGGGTGTGGCCGAGCTGCGTGACacaccccctgctccccaggagcTGTTCAAGAAGGTGGTGCCCTACCACTGCCTGGGCTCCATCTGGTCCCAGCGAGACAAGAAAGGCAAGGAGCACCTGGCTCCCACCGTCCGTGCCACCGTCGCCCAGTTCAACAGCGTGGCCAACTGCGTCATCACCACCTGCCTGGCGGACCGGAGTGTGACGGCCCGGGGCAGGGCCCGGCTGGTGGAGCACTGGATCGAGGTGGCCAGGGTACGCCTCCGAGGGGCTCTGGGGAGCCCCTGTCTCACTTGATCTGCCCTCAGGGAGGTGATGTGGCATCCCgggcccttccttcctccagggcGCGCCGGCCTTGACCGGCGTATCCCGACGCCTGGGTACTCACTGCCCCATGACTCCCTCCTGTGGCCTGTGCCGTGATCCCCCTCCTGGGAGTACTGCCTCCCTGGGCTCCACCGGCATCCGTCTCCCCCAGGTCGGGAGCTCCCAGCCACGGGGACCACAGCCACGTCTCAgccctgcttttcctttcccaggAGTGCCGCGTCCTCAAGAACTTCTCGTCCCTCTACGCCATCCTGTCTGCCCTGCAGAGCAACTCCATCCACCGGCTGAAGAAGACGTGGGAAGAAGTTTCCAGGTGGGCGTGCCTCTCAGCAGGAGCCCCAGGGGGGACCTGGGACCTGCCAGGGGTCGGCAAATCCTGGGCCAGCGAATCCTGGGTCAGCTGGCAGGGCCTCCGATTGTCTGTTGGCTTTAGGCAAGCAGTTCTGCCtcgggactcagtttccttatctggcAGCTAAGAGATTGGGCCACACTGGAGATTTTCCTGGGTTTACTCGGCAGCCACACCACTCTGTCCTCTTAAAATCCAAACGGGTCGGAACAGAGGCCCACACACACGGCTCTCTTCCCCGGGGCCGCAGAGTGGGACCCTGTGTGGAAACCACCCATCCAGGCAGTTCAGGGCCTTGGctctaaaataaaatggattagtACGCACCCCCCTGCGTGCCGTTTCCAAGGCTGTCCTCCTTTCCCGCAGGGAAAGCTTCCGAATCTTCCAGAAGCTGTCGGAGATCTTCTCCGATGAGAACAACtactcgctgagcagagagctgctCATCAAGGTGAACCCTGGGCGGAGGAGGGTCTCAGAGGAGGGAGGGTCTCAGCGAGCAGTTCTTTGAAAGATTCCAGTCCTGTCTTGTCTGGACTCTGCAGAGTGGGATCTTTTTGGTCCCTGGCCAGTGTGGGGGGCAGTTTGGGGAACAGGAGACCCTGGTAATGGGATGGTGGGGGTACAGTCGGGGGACGTTCCAGAAGGGATAGGTGAGCTGGCAGGATTAGCAGGTATCCTGCTTCCTAGGGTCAGGGGTTGGGGGCTCCTGTCTGCCACAGCTCAGGGGAGGGCTCCCTGCCTGCCTAGCACCAGGATGCCACAAGGGAGGCCAGAGGCCACGTCGCAAAGGGGCTGCCCGCCTTGGCTCCAAATGAGCAGACCAGGACGCAGCTGTGGGTACGGTGGGGGGCTCCTGACTTTGCCCCGGGCCGGACACCACAGTTGGATCCCAGGGAGTCTTGCTAGGCTCCCCCCACAGGGCCT
The DNA window shown above is from Mustela erminea isolate mMusErm1 chromosome 12, mMusErm1.Pri, whole genome shotgun sequence and carries:
- the RALGDS gene encoding ral guanine nucleotide dissociation stimulator isoform X10 — encoded protein: MVQRMWAEAAGPAGAAEPLFPGSRRSRSVWDAVRLEVGGPDSCPVVLHSFTQLDPDLPRLECENESALSLYETCKVRTVKAGTLEKLVEHLVPAFQGSDLSYVTIFLCTYRAFTTTQQVLDLLFKRRYGRRDALTASSRYGCILPYSDEDGGPQDQLKNAISSILGTWLDQYSEDFCQPPDFPCLKQLVAYVQLNMPGSDLERRAHLLLAQLEHAEPAQAEPEALYPAPAPAPVPETAPELEPALAPTLLPTLEPDAAPARTPEPDAAPAPALEPDVAPAPAPAPAPAPTPEPDVAPAPTLEPDAAPAPALEADVTPAPAPEPDAAPAPAPEPEPSLSQTLEPEAAPVPEPPWPSAVAAENGLNEKPHLLAFPPDLVAEQFTLMDAELFKKVVPYHCLGSIWSQRDKKGKEHLAPTVRATVAQFNSVANCVITTCLADRSVTARGRARLVEHWIEVARECRVLKNFSSLYAILSALQSNSIHRLKKTWEEVSRESFRIFQKLSEIFSDENNYSLSRELLIKEGTSKFATLEMNPKRAQKRPKETGVIQGTVPYLGTFLTDLVMLDTAMKDYLYGRLINFEKRRKVSLCSPYMSAGVWTRDPREFEVIAQIKLLQSACNSYSIVPEEHFRAWFRTMERLSETESYNLSCELEPPSESASNTLKAKKNAAIVKRWSDRQAPSGELSTSGSSHSKSCDQLRCGPYLSSGDIADALSVHSAGSSSSDVEEINMSFVPESPDGQEKKFWESTSQSSPETSGISSASSSTSSSSASTTPVAATRTHKRSMSGVCGCSSSLPLYNQQVGDCCIIRVSLDVDNGNMYKSILVTSQDKAPAVIRKAMDKHNLDEDEPDDYELVQVISDDRKLKIPDNANVFYAMNSTANYDFVLKKRTFTKGAKVRHGTSSTLPRMKQKGLKIAKGIF